A single genomic interval of Acidobacteriota bacterium harbors:
- the argF gene encoding ornithine carbamoyltransferase, which translates to MAKRDFISVHDLSKEEFDHLFELAKDVKANPEKYRDALPGKTLAMIFQKSSTRTRVSFEVGIYQLGGLGLYLSASDLQLGRGETIADTARVLSRYVDGIMARTYAHQDVLDLAEYSTVPVINGLTDLLHPCQAMADYFTIMEWKGETKGRKIVYIGDGNNVCHSLLLTAPKAGMDITVVSPSGFFPKPEIVKMAEEEAKEMGTKIEITEDIDAGVKDADVIYTDVWVSMGQEDQKAVKLAKLKPYQVNPALMKKAKPDAIFMHCLPAHRGEEVVDEVIDSEQSAVWDEAENRLHMQKAIMLWLMGGGKY; encoded by the coding sequence ATGGCAAAGAGGGATTTTATTTCGGTTCATGATTTGAGCAAGGAGGAGTTCGATCATCTCTTCGAACTCGCTAAGGATGTTAAGGCGAATCCAGAAAAATACAGGGATGCCCTCCCCGGTAAGACCCTGGCGATGATATTCCAGAAGTCATCCACCAGAACCAGGGTCTCCTTTGAGGTGGGGATATATCAATTAGGAGGGCTTGGGCTCTACCTTTCGGCAAGCGACCTTCAGCTGGGACGAGGGGAGACGATAGCGGATACAGCAAGGGTTCTCTCCCGTTATGTTGATGGGATAATGGCGAGGACCTACGCCCATCAGGATGTGCTCGACCTCGCTGAGTATTCCACCGTCCCGGTTATCAACGGACTTACCGATCTTCTTCACCCCTGCCAGGCAATGGCTGATTACTTCACCATTATGGAGTGGAAGGGGGAAACGAAGGGGAGGAAGATCGTCTATATCGGTGATGGTAACAATGTCTGCCATTCTCTTCTTCTCACCGCCCCCAAGGCGGGGATGGATATCACTGTGGTTTCACCATCCGGTTTCTTCCCTAAGCCGGAGATAGTGAAGATGGCGGAAGAGGAAGCGAAGGAGATGGGGACCAAGATCGAGATCACCGAGGATATCGACGCTGGGGTTAAGGACGCAGATGTCATCTACACCGATGTCTGGGTATCGATGGGACAGGAGGACCAGAAGGCAGTGAAGCTGGCAAAGCTCAAGCCCTATCAGGTGAACCCAGCTTTGATGAAGAAGGCGAAGCCCGATGCCATCTTTATGCATTGCCTCCCTGCCCACCGGGGAGAAGAGGTGGTAGATGAAGTGATAGACTCCGAGCAATCCGCCGTCTGGGATGAGGCGGAGAACAGACTCCATATGCAGAAGGCGATAATGCTCTGGCTGATGGGAGGAGGTAAATACTGA
- a CDS encoding outer membrane lipoprotein carrier protein LolA: MKRGIYLLPFILALFLPREEGSDIVYRIQAKYEAINSLSARFSQTLINKTYDKKLTEQGKLYIKKPGKMRWEYEKPEKKLFISDGKKIYWYLVEDNEVQIMDFSTENPKKTPILFLMGKGNLLRDFTVIEVELKKPIDKDSYQLKLVPKDEEDFEYLLLEVERKRALIERMIIVDQLGNITDFIFSDIKEDPKLPDPLFTFTIPKGAEVYRVKGKGE, from the coding sequence ATGAAAAGAGGAATCTACTTATTACCGTTCATTCTTGCTCTATTCCTTCCAAGAGAAGAGGGGAGCGATATAGTCTACCGGATCCAGGCGAAGTACGAGGCGATAAACAGCCTCTCCGCCCGTTTCAGCCAAACACTAATCAATAAAACCTACGATAAGAAGCTCACCGAACAAGGAAAGCTCTACATCAAAAAACCGGGCAAGATGCGTTGGGAGTATGAAAAGCCGGAGAAAAAGCTGTTCATCTCCGATGGGAAGAAGATCTACTGGTATCTGGTGGAAGATAACGAGGTTCAGATAATGGACTTCTCGACGGAGAACCCGAAGAAAACCCCTATCCTCTTCTTGATGGGAAAGGGGAACCTCCTCCGCGATTTCACCGTCATCGAGGTAGAGCTGAAAAAACCGATCGATAAGGATAGCTATCAACTGAAGCTGGTTCCCAAGGATGAGGAGGACTTCGAATATCTACTCCTCGAGGTGGAAAGAAAAAGGGCGCTGATCGAGCGGATGATAATCGTCGATCAGCTGGGAAATATCACCGACTTCATCTTCTCCGATATAAAGGAAGACCCGAAGCTTCCCGATCCCCTTTTTACCTTCACCATCCCCAAAGGGGCTGAGGTCTACCGGGTAAAGGGGAAGGGAGAATAA
- a CDS encoding trypsin-like peptidase domain-containing protein: MKRLDAKRRERFIWLPLVILLFGLMLSGSFEGERGQASISTTRRNAIVLAAEKVEPAVVSISVEMTRVVQLSPFYDEFFNSFFRDVFPRREYHEVIPKLGSGFIVNRQGYILTNHHVISDGERFFVTLSDGREFEAKLLGADRYADIAVLKIKGKNLPYAELGDSEKLIIGEWAIAIGNPFGNLLTGPEPTVTVGVISATNRTFYPSSSDEHIYQNMIQTDAAINPGNSGGPLVNAEGKVIGINTFIVTKSGGSMGIGFAIPINRAKAVLREVMRYGRVRQVWFGFQVRPLSQYYARALGIRRGEGFLVVYVERGSSAWDAGLRRGDVLLAVDGRRLSSAGELRLLFLSRRVGDRVRLTIIRNGRRKELVMVMKERLG, translated from the coding sequence GTGAAAAGATTAGATGCCAAAAGAAGGGAAAGATTCATCTGGCTCCCTCTGGTCATTCTCCTTTTTGGGCTTATGCTTTCAGGGAGTTTTGAAGGGGAAAGGGGACAGGCATCCATCTCTACGACGAGGAGAAACGCCATCGTTCTCGCTGCGGAGAAGGTTGAGCCGGCGGTGGTCAGCATCTCGGTTGAGATGACCCGAGTGGTCCAGCTTTCCCCCTTTTATGATGAATTTTTCAACTCCTTCTTCCGCGATGTCTTCCCAAGACGGGAATATCACGAGGTGATCCCAAAGCTTGGCTCGGGCTTCATCGTGAACCGGCAAGGGTACATCCTCACCAATCACCATGTTATCTCCGATGGAGAGAGGTTCTTCGTCACCTTAAGCGATGGGCGGGAATTCGAGGCGAAGCTCCTTGGTGCCGATCGCTACGCCGATATCGCGGTGCTGAAGATAAAGGGGAAGAACCTTCCCTATGCCGAGCTTGGGGATTCGGAGAAGCTCATCATCGGCGAATGGGCGATCGCCATCGGCAACCCCTTCGGCAATCTTCTCACCGGTCCAGAACCGACGGTGACCGTTGGCGTCATCTCCGCCACCAACCGCACATTTTACCCTTCCTCTTCCGATGAGCATATCTATCAGAATATGATCCAGACCGATGCTGCCATAAACCCGGGAAACTCCGGTGGTCCTTTGGTCAACGCCGAAGGGAAGGTGATAGGTATAAATACCTTTATCGTTACCAAAAGCGGTGGCTCAATGGGCATTGGTTTCGCTATTCCCATAAACCGGGCGAAGGCGGTTCTCCGTGAGGTGATGCGCTATGGGAGGGTGCGTCAGGTCTGGTTTGGCTTCCAGGTGAGGCCTTTGAGCCAGTACTATGCGAGAGCGCTGGGGATAAGAAGAGGGGAAGGCTTCCTCGTAGTATATGTTGAGCGGGGAAGCTCAGCCTGGGACGCTGGCCTTAGGAGGGGAGATGTCCTCCTGGCGGTAGATGGAAGGAGGTTGAGCTCGGCAGGGGAGTTGCGGCTTCTTTTTCTCTCTCGCCGGGTGGGTGATAGGGTGCGTCTCACGATAATAAGAAATGGGAGGCGTAAAGAGTTGGTTATGGTAATGAAAGAGCGTCTTGGTTGA
- a CDS encoding GTPase: MADRIRVIIMGAAGRDFHNFNVYFRDNETYEVVAFTATQIPNISGRKYPAELAGKLYPNGIPIYSEDEIVDLIKREKINQVVFSYSDVSHQYLMERGEKVLAAGADFRLMGAEATMLKSEKPVVSICAVRTGCGKSQTTRRVAKILREMGKKVVAVRHPMPYGDLVAQRCQRFATIEDMAKEKCTIEEMEEYEPHIKNGVVVYAGVDYEQILREAEKEADIILWDGGNNDLPFFKPDLEIVVADPHRPGHELTYYPGAANFLRADVIVINKMDTADREGIEEVRESIRKYNPKAIVVDGASPLFVEEGEKIKGKRVLAIEDGPTLTHGEMKYGAAVMAAHKFGAKELVDPRPWVTGSIAEAYAKYDIGILLPALGYGERQMKELEQVVNKVDCDLVLIGTPIDLRRVIKINKPALRVTYELQEIGSPNLTEILARFK, encoded by the coding sequence ATGGCAGACAGGATTCGGGTGATAATAATGGGAGCTGCGGGAAGGGACTTTCATAATTTCAATGTCTACTTCCGCGATAATGAGACATATGAGGTGGTGGCGTTCACCGCTACCCAGATACCAAATATCTCGGGCAGAAAATACCCCGCTGAACTCGCGGGTAAGTTGTACCCCAATGGTATTCCCATCTATTCTGAGGATGAAATTGTCGATCTCATCAAACGGGAGAAGATCAACCAGGTAGTCTTCTCTTATTCCGATGTCTCCCATCAGTATCTGATGGAGCGGGGGGAGAAGGTTCTCGCTGCTGGTGCCGACTTCAGACTGATGGGGGCTGAGGCGACGATGCTCAAGTCGGAAAAGCCGGTTGTATCCATCTGCGCTGTTCGTACCGGCTGTGGCAAGAGCCAGACCACGAGGAGGGTGGCTAAGATCCTCAGGGAGATGGGGAAGAAGGTGGTGGCGGTCCGTCATCCAATGCCTTACGGGGATCTCGTTGCTCAGCGGTGCCAGCGTTTTGCCACCATTGAAGATATGGCGAAGGAGAAGTGCACCATCGAGGAGATGGAGGAGTACGAACCCCATATCAAGAACGGGGTGGTGGTCTATGCCGGTGTGGATTACGAACAGATACTCCGTGAGGCAGAGAAGGAGGCGGACATCATCCTCTGGGATGGAGGCAACAACGACCTTCCCTTCTTCAAGCCCGATCTTGAGATCGTGGTTGCCGATCCCCATCGTCCGGGGCATGAACTCACCTACTATCCCGGTGCTGCCAACTTCCTCCGTGCCGATGTGATCGTGATCAACAAGATGGATACTGCAGACCGGGAAGGGATCGAGGAGGTGAGGGAGAGCATCAGGAAGTACAACCCGAAGGCGATCGTGGTCGATGGCGCCTCTCCCCTCTTCGTTGAGGAAGGGGAGAAGATAAAGGGGAAGAGGGTACTCGCTATCGAGGACGGTCCTACCCTCACCCATGGCGAGATGAAGTACGGGGCAGCGGTGATGGCAGCCCACAAGTTCGGTGCCAAGGAGCTGGTCGATCCGAGGCCCTGGGTTACCGGGAGTATCGCCGAGGCTTATGCCAAATATGATATCGGCATTCTCCTTCCTGCCTTAGGTTATGGCGAGAGGCAGATGAAGGAGCTGGAGCAGGTGGTGAACAAGGTCGATTGTGATCTGGTGTTGATAGGCACTCCGATCGACCTTCGCCGGGTGATCAAGATAAACAAACCGGCGCTTCGGGTCACCTATGAGCTTCAGGAGATAGGAAGCCCCAATCTGACCGAGATCCTCGCCAGGTTTAAATAG
- a CDS encoding PHP domain-containing protein, giving the protein MMRIDLHLHSTASDGVFSPSEVVRRAKDAGLSLISITDHDTTGGLAEAVEVAKELDIDFIPGVEFSTFLGDHDIHILGYFRTPELPLISRFNERYQRAREDRIEKMVAKLNSLGLKVGLSEVMAEGNKGAIGRPHLARVLLRHGYVKSIQEAFERYLKRGRAAYVPREKAEAGEVIDLIHRASGIAIWAHPYPNEIAEALQPLIERGIDGVEAYHPQCPDKERKKLVKRANELGLLITGGSDWHGDKGGLPLGSFFTTEQEIERFLLKYRESALAKDSP; this is encoded by the coding sequence ATGATGAGGATAGATTTACATCTTCATAGTACTGCTTCAGATGGGGTTTTCTCCCCCAGTGAGGTGGTGAGAAGGGCGAAGGATGCGGGGCTTTCCCTTATTTCGATCACCGACCATGATACAACGGGGGGACTTGCCGAGGCGGTTGAGGTGGCGAAGGAGCTTGATATCGATTTTATCCCGGGGGTGGAATTTAGCACCTTTCTTGGTGATCACGATATCCATATCCTCGGCTATTTCAGAACTCCGGAACTTCCCCTTATCTCTCGTTTTAACGAACGGTACCAACGGGCTCGAGAGGATAGGATAGAGAAGATGGTAGCGAAGTTGAATTCACTTGGGCTCAAGGTAGGCCTCTCCGAGGTGATGGCGGAGGGGAACAAAGGAGCGATAGGAAGGCCCCATTTGGCTCGGGTTCTCCTCAGGCATGGATATGTAAAGAGCATTCAGGAAGCCTTCGAACGCTATCTCAAACGGGGCCGTGCCGCTTATGTCCCTCGGGAGAAGGCGGAGGCGGGGGAGGTGATCGATCTTATTCATCGGGCTTCCGGTATTGCTATCTGGGCGCATCCCTATCCCAATGAAATCGCTGAAGCCCTTCAGCCACTGATAGAGCGGGGGATAGATGGGGTGGAGGCTTATCATCCTCAGTGCCCCGACAAGGAACGGAAAAAGCTTGTAAAAAGGGCGAACGAGCTGGGACTTCTCATTACCGGGGGGTCTGATTGGCATGGAGATAAGGGAGGGCTTCCTTTGGGTTCATTTTTTACAACCGAGCAAGAGATAGAGCGATTTCTCCTTAAATATCGGGAGTCAGCTCTTGCCAAAGATTCCCCTTGA
- a CDS encoding aspartate aminotransferase family protein, giving the protein MGDLVERAKKVITPALGMDTQLEVVKGEGVYVETKDGKRYLDLSAGTAVLNTGHRHPKVVEAAKKQIDQLIHAGCVYYYDSFVKLAEMLAEITPGDIGMFFFSNSGAEAVEGAMKLARYVTGRPGIISFQGAFHGRTFAAVSVTTSSAKYRSHYRPLLPEVYRVPYPYCYRCPYGQKRESCSLECLGFIRRMFQYEIYPEEVAAFIIEPVQGEGGYIDPPKEFIKGLREMADEYGIMLVFDEVQTGFGRTARWFAAEHFDVVPDIMSIAKGIASGFPLSAVASTPEIMSKWSPGAHGTTFGGNPVSCAAAIATIETIREEKLLERAQKISEMVYDRLNNMKRKYKMIGDVRGLGYMIGIELVKDGKEPYPEGVKEVRRIALDKGLIVISCGTFGNVLRLIPPLVITEEEMNKALDILEEAIKEVNG; this is encoded by the coding sequence ATGGGAGACTTAGTTGAACGGGCGAAAAAGGTTATCACCCCAGCACTCGGGATGGATACCCAGCTTGAGGTGGTAAAGGGCGAGGGGGTCTATGTGGAGACGAAGGACGGGAAGCGGTATCTTGATCTCTCTGCGGGAACCGCGGTTTTGAATACCGGTCATAGACATCCGAAGGTAGTCGAGGCAGCCAAGAAGCAGATAGATCAGTTGATTCACGCGGGTTGCGTCTATTACTACGACTCGTTCGTCAAATTGGCTGAGATGCTTGCAGAGATTACTCCGGGTGATATCGGGATGTTCTTCTTCTCCAACTCTGGCGCCGAGGCGGTTGAGGGAGCGATGAAGCTCGCCCGGTATGTTACCGGTCGTCCTGGCATCATCTCCTTCCAAGGGGCATTTCATGGGAGGACATTTGCTGCGGTATCGGTCACCACTTCGAGTGCCAAATATCGTAGCCATTATCGTCCACTTCTTCCTGAGGTTTACCGGGTTCCCTATCCTTATTGTTATCGTTGTCCTTATGGCCAGAAGCGGGAGTCCTGCTCTTTGGAGTGTTTAGGGTTCATCAGAAGGATGTTCCAGTACGAGATCTATCCCGAGGAGGTGGCAGCGTTTATAATCGAGCCAGTGCAGGGTGAGGGAGGTTATATCGATCCTCCCAAGGAGTTCATAAAAGGGCTCCGGGAGATGGCTGATGAATACGGGATAATGCTCGTCTTCGACGAGGTCCAGACCGGCTTTGGTCGTACCGCTCGTTGGTTTGCTGCTGAGCATTTTGATGTCGTTCCCGACATTATGTCGATCGCTAAAGGCATCGCCTCTGGTTTTCCCTTGAGTGCGGTTGCCTCGACTCCGGAGATTATGAGCAAGTGGTCACCTGGTGCTCATGGCACCACCTTTGGTGGAAACCCTGTTTCCTGTGCTGCTGCTATCGCTACCATCGAGACGATTCGTGAGGAGAAGCTCCTCGAGCGGGCGCAGAAGATAAGCGAGATGGTCTATGATCGCCTGAATAATATGAAGAGGAAGTACAAGATGATCGGGGATGTTCGGGGGCTGGGCTATATGATCGGAATCGAACTGGTTAAGGATGGTAAAGAACCCTATCCCGAAGGGGTGAAGGAGGTACGGCGCATCGCTCTTGATAAGGGATTGATTGTAATCAGCTGTGGTACCTTCGGGAATGTACTTCGTCTCATTCCTCCTCTGGTTATTACTGAGGAGGAGATGAACAAAGCCTTGGATATCTTGGAAGAGGCTATAAAGGAAGTTAACGGCTAA
- a CDS encoding polyprenyl synthetase family protein, protein MKFSKIEKLASPELEEAERIIKKMLSEEGRVLHRLGVDAYSEKRKRARPLTLILTGKSLGYNRGKLPHYGAVVELIHTSTLVHDDIIDKAELRRGKPTLNRKWGEELSLLFGDQLFLRALRLALEIGEKDITSLILKGTLEMIEGEAEEKIRAGDLALSEEEYLKTVRKKTGALFSLSAEIGTVLGGGDDEMRKAASEFGYLFGTAFQIADDILDLTKNDDALAKSAGNDLPQGKITLPVIYLLEEGGKEERKLIENIVKEKTYSSVTREEVIDALSPVALNRAYRKAYELVERANEKLEAVLPRSEEREALYELTFLMIERAKVG, encoded by the coding sequence GTGAAGTTCTCTAAAATAGAGAAGCTCGCCTCTCCTGAGCTCGAAGAGGCGGAGAGGATAATCAAGAAGATGCTAAGCGAGGAGGGAAGAGTCCTCCATCGACTGGGAGTGGATGCTTATTCCGAAAAAAGGAAAAGAGCCCGCCCCCTAACCCTTATCCTAACCGGAAAGAGTCTCGGATATAATAGGGGAAAGCTTCCCCACTACGGGGCGGTGGTAGAGCTCATCCACACCTCTACCTTGGTGCACGACGATATAATCGACAAGGCGGAGCTCCGGCGAGGAAAGCCCACCCTGAACAGGAAATGGGGTGAGGAGCTTTCCCTCCTTTTCGGCGACCAATTATTCCTTCGCGCCCTTCGTTTAGCCCTCGAGATAGGAGAGAAAGATATAACCTCCCTCATACTTAAAGGAACCCTCGAGATGATCGAAGGGGAAGCAGAGGAGAAAATCAGGGCTGGCGACCTCGCCCTCTCCGAGGAGGAATATTTGAAAACGGTGCGAAAGAAAACCGGGGCTTTATTCTCCCTCTCGGCGGAGATCGGCACCGTCCTCGGGGGAGGGGATGATGAAATGAGAAAAGCTGCTTCGGAATTCGGCTACCTCTTCGGGACCGCTTTCCAGATAGCGGATGATATCCTTGACCTTACCAAAAACGATGATGCGCTCGCAAAATCGGCGGGAAACGATCTCCCTCAGGGAAAGATCACCCTCCCTGTCATCTACCTCCTTGAGGAAGGGGGAAAAGAAGAAAGAAAGCTCATAGAAAACATTGTAAAGGAGAAAACCTATTCCTCAGTAACCAGGGAGGAGGTGATTGATGCTCTCTCCCCTGTCGCCCTGAACAGGGCATACCGTAAAGCCTACGAGCTTGTCGAGAGGGCTAACGAAAAGCTGGAAGCGGTTCTTCCCCGATCAGAGGAAAGGGAAGCCCTCTATGAGCTCACTTTTCTTATGATAGAAAGGGCGAAGGTGGGGTAA
- the arcC gene encoding carbamate kinase encodes MGDKVALVAFGGNAILKAGEEGHQWQQFKNAEEACSRLIGIIKQGYELIIVHGNGPQVGNILLQVEAAKDKVKPFTLDVCGAMSQGSMGYMLAQSMYNQFKKNGISKNIAVILSQVVVDRNDPMFKNPTKPIGPFYTKEVAEKHHKEDGWDIVEDAGRGYRRVVASPIPIEVVEWETVNTLVKAGTVVVAGGGGGIPVYYDEKGMLRGIEAVIDKDYTASLLARKVNADLFIILTDAECVYLDFGKPTARAVPKMTVNEAEEYLKEGQFPPGSMGPKIRAAINFIRETGKEVLITSAPKLWDALEGKTGTRIVR; translated from the coding sequence ATGGGAGACAAAGTTGCATTGGTCGCCTTTGGTGGAAATGCGATTCTCAAGGCTGGGGAGGAGGGACATCAGTGGCAGCAGTTCAAGAATGCAGAGGAGGCTTGTAGTCGTCTCATCGGGATCATCAAGCAGGGCTACGAGCTGATCATTGTTCACGGTAACGGTCCTCAGGTGGGGAACATCCTCCTTCAGGTGGAGGCGGCAAAGGATAAGGTGAAGCCGTTCACCCTCGATGTCTGTGGGGCGATGTCCCAGGGATCGATGGGTTATATGCTTGCCCAGTCGATGTACAACCAGTTCAAGAAGAACGGTATAAGTAAGAACATAGCGGTCATCCTCTCTCAGGTGGTGGTGGATAGGAACGATCCGATGTTCAAAAACCCGACCAAGCCGATAGGTCCCTTCTACACCAAGGAGGTTGCGGAAAAGCACCATAAGGAGGATGGCTGGGATATCGTCGAGGATGCGGGAAGGGGCTATCGTCGGGTGGTCGCCTCGCCCATTCCCATCGAGGTGGTTGAGTGGGAGACGGTGAATACCCTGGTGAAGGCGGGTACGGTGGTGGTCGCTGGCGGGGGCGGAGGCATCCCTGTTTATTATGACGAGAAGGGGATGCTCCGTGGTATTGAGGCGGTAATCGATAAAGACTACACCGCCTCTCTTCTTGCCCGGAAGGTGAACGCCGATCTTTTTATCATTCTCACCGATGCCGAGTGCGTCTATCTCGACTTCGGGAAACCCACTGCGAGAGCAGTTCCCAAGATGACGGTAAACGAAGCTGAGGAGTACCTGAAGGAGGGGCAGTTCCCGCCCGGCAGTATGGGACCGAAGATCAGAGCGGCGATAAATTTCATCAGGGAGACGGGAAAAGAGGTGCTCATTACCTCCGCCCCTAAGCTTTGGGACGCCCTTGAGGGCAAAACTGGCACCAGGATCGTCAGATAG
- the thiD gene encoding bifunctional hydroxymethylpyrimidine kinase/phosphomethylpyrimidine kinase produces MKLNLLTIAGFDPVSGAGVSLDIRVFNRLGAYGIGAITAITYQNTKGVFGFFPLPKETVERELEAIASDLRIDGGKVGMVGGEELLCAIVSFLTAHPMPKLVVDPVLHASSGGELLPSSALSLFKSDLLPLAYVVTPNIPEAEALSGVKISDYPSMLKAARRIKDLGPRFVVITGGHFPGEALDLIFDGERSDTITSPKLSSSPHGTGCAFSAALSYFLAKDFSIKEAVFEAKGFVTSLIKSAFPLGKGKPVLDI; encoded by the coding sequence ATGAAGCTGAACCTGCTCACAATTGCTGGTTTTGACCCTGTGTCAGGCGCTGGGGTGAGTTTGGATATTCGGGTTTTTAACCGGCTGGGAGCTTACGGGATCGGAGCGATAACCGCCATCACCTACCAGAACACGAAAGGCGTTTTCGGCTTTTTTCCCCTTCCCAAAGAGACGGTTGAAAGAGAGCTTGAAGCCATCGCCTCCGATCTGAGGATAGATGGGGGAAAGGTGGGGATGGTAGGAGGGGAGGAACTCCTTTGTGCAATCGTCTCTTTCCTCACAGCCCACCCGATGCCCAAGTTGGTGGTGGATCCCGTCCTTCACGCCTCCTCTGGAGGAGAGCTTCTTCCCTCTTCAGCCCTTTCTCTTTTTAAGTCTGATCTTCTCCCTCTTGCCTATGTGGTGACGCCGAATATCCCCGAGGCGGAGGCACTTTCTGGGGTCAAGATCTCCGATTATCCTTCAATGCTCAAGGCAGCAAGGAGAATAAAAGACCTTGGTCCCCGCTTTGTGGTCATTACCGGGGGGCATTTCCCAGGTGAGGCGCTTGACCTAATCTTCGATGGGGAAAGGAGCGATACCATCACCTCCCCGAAACTTTCCTCTTCTCCCCATGGGACGGGCTGTGCTTTTTCTGCTGCCTTATCCTACTTTCTCGCTAAGGATTTTTCCATTAAAGAGGCGGTTTTCGAAGCCAAGGGGTTCGTTACTTCCCTCATCAAATCGGCTTTCCCCTTGGGTAAGGGGAAACCGGTGTTGGATATATAA